The DNA region ATGCGGGCTGGACGCTCGAGGCGGCATTCGAACGCCGGGTGCACCGGTCGTTGACGCGATACGTGCTGGTTCTCTCCTGAGGGGTGGGGTCGGCTCGAGGGCGCCGAGGGTGGCTCGAGGGCCCTGGTTCCTGGTTCCGCCGGTACAGCGCCGCCACTTGAGGCGGAAGATTCCGCTTTCGGAAGCCTTGAGACGGTATGCAGAAAAGACTGACCGTGGCCCGCGCTCGTCTCTTCGGATCCCTTTGTGGACTCGTCTTTCTCATCAATCTCGCCAGAATCGTCTTCGCACCGCTGCTGAACGTGTTTATCGGCGAGTTCGGGATCGGCGAAGCGACTGCGGGCCTCATCGTCACCCTCGTGTGGGTCGGGAGCGCGTTCCCCCGTCTGCCGACCGGGTGGGTGCTCACGAAGGTCCCGAGACACCACGTCGTGCTCGCCTCGGGCGTTATTCTCGCGATTTCGTCCGGGATCGCCGCGACCGCCACCTCGATCACCCACCTCATGGGCGGTGCCTTCCTCATGGGGATCGCTTCGGGCGTGTACTTCGTCTCGGCGAACCCGCTCTTGAGCGAACTGTACCCCGATCGCGTCGGGCGCGTCATGGGAATCCACGGGGCGGCGAATCAGGTCGCCGCGGTGATCGCCGCCCCGTTCGTGGCGCTCACCCTCTTCGTCGACTGGCGCCTGTCGCTGTGGGCGATTGCCGTCGGCGGGGCCGTGGTCACGGCCTACACGTGGCTCACCGCGAGGCGAACCGAGATGCCGGACGCGGGGCGGTCCGATCGGGCCTTCGTCGCTGGCGCGCTCTCGGAGTGGCGACTCATCGTGACCGCGTTGGCAATCGCGGGCGTCGCCGTGTTCATCTGGCAGGGCGTGTTCAACTTCTACGAACTGTACATGCAGTCGAAGGGACTCTCAGACCGAGCGGCTGGGATGATGCTCACCGTCGTCTTCGCCGCCGGCGTCCCCGCGTTCTTCTTCGGCGGCGACCTCGCCGATCGCCTCCCGAAGATCCCGTACCTGCTCGGCATCGTCGGCA from Natronosalvus rutilus includes:
- a CDS encoding MFS transporter; the encoded protein is MARARLFGSLCGLVFLINLARIVFAPLLNVFIGEFGIGEATAGLIVTLVWVGSAFPRLPTGWVLTKVPRHHVVLASGVILAISSGIAATATSITHLMGGAFLMGIASGVYFVSANPLLSELYPDRVGRVMGIHGAANQVAAVIAAPFVALTLFVDWRLSLWAIAVGGAVVTAYTWLTARRTEMPDAGRSDRAFVAGALSEWRLIVTALAIAGVAVFIWQGVFNFYELYMQSKGLSDRAAGMMLTVVFAAGVPAFFFGGDLADRLPKIPYLLGIVGTFAAGLFALTLVEGLIPLVALTIVVGFVIHALFPAVDTYLLDTLPDSTRGSAYAVFSSVWMLSQSLGSYVLGVFVEGNYTYDDVFAVAALFLGATVVALVVLERVGKLPS